The DNA region GGCTCCGGATCTCGTCGATCGTGCACCCCGGATGGAAGCTTGCCAGGTAGGCCTCCTTCGTTTCCGGGTCGAAGCGGAGGACCGCCTTATTGGTGATGATCACGTGGGGCCCCGTGCCGGCCGGCAGATTCCACTTCTCCCGGGCCCCGGCGCCGTCGATGTATCCGGGCGTGGTGACGAAATCGACGCGGGCCGGAAGCCGCCGGGGATCGTGCTGGGCGATGATGAGGACGCGCCTCGCCATGGCTCCGATGGGATTGGCACCCCCGCTTCCCGGCAACCGGCTTTTGGGCTGATCGTAAGGTCCGATACAGGTCGTGTTGATGTTTCCGAAGCGGTCCACCTGGGAGCCAGAGAGGAACCCCACGTCGATCCAGCCCCCCTGCAGGAACATCCCCATGATGTCGACGAGCCCGCCGATCATGGCGGCTCCGGGATTGAGGCAGGCATCGCCGACGGACAGGGCCGGCCGGCGGGGCCGGGCGTCGTAGACCCCCGACTCCTGCATCATGACCGCCCGGGGGGCGTGGGTATGCTTGGCGATGTTGGCCGACATGGTGGGGAATCCAGTGCCGACGACGACGACGTCGCCGTCCCGGATCTCCCGCGCCCCGCAGCAGGCCATGAGTTCCGGCTTGATGTAGTCGTTGGGATGGTCTGTCATCACCGTTCCTCCTCGCGTCCCCTTTCCGATTTGGCAGACTTCAGTACTCGTAGCTGACCGGATAGCCGAAATCGAACCGGGCCTGCAGGCTCCGGAACC from Syntrophaceae bacterium includes:
- a CDS encoding CoA-transferase subunit beta, which encodes MTDHPNDYIKPELMACCGAREIRDGDVVVVGTGFPTMSANIAKHTHAPRAVMMQESGVYDARPRRPALSVGDACLNPGAAMIGGLVDIMGMFLQGGWIDVGFLSGSQVDRFGNINTTCIGPYDQPKSRLPGSGGANPIGAMARRVLIIAQHDPRRLPARVDFVTTPGYIDGAGAREKWNLPAGTGPHVIITNKAVLRFDPETKEAYLASFHPGCTIDEIRSLTGWDLKVADDVHETEPPRAEELQVIREVLDPHRMIKIYESKGYV